Proteins from a genomic interval of Anatilimnocola floriformis:
- a CDS encoding sensor histidine kinase, with translation MSDMLTQERESAAIIPDAADLQIILAAWNEATDRLQRTHEALQAEVRRLSDELEVKNRELARRNRLADLGQMASHVAHEVRNGLVPLKLYLSLLKRRVRDDAGSSEIVGNVESGFSALEVIVSDLLNFSAHREPKFQLLSPGAIAHDLCQSLQPQFAAQGIEADVDAPLELRATADADMLRRALLNLILNAVDAMPQGGQLSVTARTTPLAVEIEVADNGPGLPESALARLFEPFFTTKSNGTGLGLAIVERIAEAHGGHIIAANCPTGGAAFTLCLPHQPPEQET, from the coding sequence ATGAGCGACATGCTGACACAAGAAAGAGAATCAGCCGCGATCATTCCCGACGCTGCCGATCTGCAGATCATTCTCGCCGCTTGGAACGAAGCGACCGATCGTTTGCAGCGCACGCACGAAGCCCTGCAAGCCGAAGTTCGCCGCTTGAGCGATGAGCTGGAAGTGAAAAACCGCGAGCTCGCCCGCCGCAACCGCCTGGCCGATCTCGGGCAGATGGCATCGCATGTGGCACACGAAGTTCGCAACGGCTTGGTGCCGCTGAAGCTCTATCTGAGCTTGCTCAAGCGCCGTGTGCGTGATGATGCGGGGAGCAGCGAAATCGTCGGCAATGTCGAATCTGGTTTCTCCGCGCTCGAAGTCATCGTCAGCGATCTGCTCAATTTCAGCGCTCATCGCGAACCGAAATTTCAGCTCCTGTCGCCGGGCGCCATCGCTCATGACCTGTGTCAGTCGCTGCAACCGCAGTTTGCCGCGCAAGGCATCGAAGCCGATGTCGACGCGCCGCTCGAACTTCGTGCCACGGCCGATGCTGACATGCTCCGCCGCGCTCTGCTCAATCTGATTCTCAACGCCGTCGACGCCATGCCTCAGGGCGGGCAACTCTCGGTGACCGCCCGCACAACGCCGCTGGCTGTGGAAATCGAAGTCGCCGATAACGGCCCCGGTTTGCCCGAGAGCGCGCTTGCTCGACTCTTCGAACCTTTCTTTACGACCAAAAGTAACGGCACGGGCCTGGGTCTGGCGATCGTCGAACGCATCGCCGAAGCCCATGGCGGCCATATCATCGCGGCGAACTGCCCGACCGGCGGCGCTGCTTTCACTCTGTGCCTGCCGCACCAACCCCCGGAACAGGAGACCTAA
- a CDS encoding sigma-54-dependent transcriptional regulator — translation MTEATETLSTLSDNATGRICVVDDNARARQSIADVLKAAGHEVFMCSSGREVLQLLDKELIDVVVTDLQMPGMTGLELIRALEARKFDGQVVMVTAFATVEAAVDAMRHGAFDFIEKPFDAEQLEQLVGRALRQAARSETRSQVLASVPDWHNLMIGNSEPLARLRRRIAQVAPTDETVLITGESGTGKELVARCLHAASKRSVGAFVGLNCPALSPQLMESELFGHEKGAFTSADAPRVGRFELADGGTILLDEITEIELPLQAKLLRVLQEKSYERVGSSQSRTTNVRVIASTNRDLRQEVSQNRFRQDLYYRLAVVLLEVPPLRHRLGDVPLLVAHVAKQVASRMNRQPAEFSSSALDLLSHYHWPGNVRELENLVTRASVLAGDDPITADDLRTWLLDEETAIAGKTTNGEGALSAGMKLEDMERKLIEATLDHYDGHRARAAQALGIGIRTLTNKLRLYGYAPRAKVFARVA, via the coding sequence ATGACCGAGGCTACTGAAACCCTGAGTACTCTCAGCGACAACGCGACGGGACGCATTTGCGTGGTCGACGACAACGCCCGCGCTCGCCAATCGATCGCCGATGTGCTGAAGGCGGCGGGACACGAAGTCTTCATGTGCAGCAGCGGCCGCGAAGTGCTGCAACTGCTCGACAAAGAGTTGATCGACGTCGTCGTCACCGACTTGCAGATGCCGGGCATGACGGGACTCGAACTGATCCGCGCTCTGGAAGCTCGCAAATTCGACGGCCAGGTGGTGATGGTCACCGCCTTCGCCACCGTCGAAGCCGCCGTCGATGCGATGCGTCACGGTGCTTTCGATTTCATCGAAAAGCCCTTCGATGCCGAGCAACTCGAACAACTCGTTGGCCGGGCGCTGCGGCAAGCAGCTCGTAGCGAAACACGTTCGCAAGTGCTGGCCTCGGTTCCCGATTGGCACAACCTGATGATCGGCAACAGCGAGCCGCTGGCCCGCCTCCGTCGCCGCATCGCGCAAGTTGCGCCCACCGATGAGACCGTGCTCATCACCGGCGAAAGTGGCACCGGCAAAGAACTCGTCGCTCGTTGCCTGCATGCGGCCAGCAAGCGTTCGGTTGGCGCCTTTGTGGGACTCAACTGCCCCGCGCTCTCGCCGCAGCTGATGGAAAGCGAACTCTTCGGTCATGAAAAGGGTGCATTCACGAGTGCCGATGCTCCCCGCGTTGGCCGTTTTGAGCTCGCTGATGGCGGCACCATTCTGCTCGACGAAATCACCGAAATCGAACTGCCGCTGCAAGCCAAACTCCTCCGCGTGCTGCAGGAAAAATCCTACGAGCGCGTCGGCAGCAGCCAATCGCGTACGACCAACGTTCGCGTCATCGCTTCGACTAATCGCGACTTGCGGCAGGAAGTTTCGCAGAACCGCTTTCGCCAAGACCTCTACTACCGCCTGGCCGTGGTGCTGCTCGAAGTGCCGCCGCTCCGTCATCGCCTCGGCGATGTGCCGCTGCTCGTCGCGCATGTCGCGAAGCAAGTCGCCAGCCGCATGAATCGCCAACCGGCGGAGTTCTCGTCTTCCGCGCTCGATCTCCTCAGCCACTATCACTGGCCCGGCAATGTGCGCGAGCTCGAAAATCTGGTGACCCGCGCGAGTGTGCTCGCCGGCGACGACCCGATCACGGCTGACGATCTGCGCACCTGGCTGCTCGACGAAGAAACCGCCATCGCTGGCAAAACCACTAATGGCGAAGGCGCCCTGAGCGCTGGCATGAAGCTCGAAGACATGGAACGCAAACTCATCGAAGCCACGCTCGATCACTACGACGGCCATCGTGCCCGCGCTGCTCAGGCGCTCGGCATCGGCATTCGGACATTGACGAACAAATTGCGGTTGTACGGGTATGCACCGCGGGCCAAGGTTTTTGCGAGGGTTGCCTGA
- a CDS encoding flagellar basal body rod protein FlgB, with the protein MLPGLLSSTNIPVLQQVVNFSQARHGVLAGNIANINTPGYRTRDMSVEVFEERLKAAIAEANRPGNGGRPISAGDLPTSPEDPMRKVSDSLTNMLYHDDTNIDLEQQITEINKNQYLHNLALTIMSNQMQLLQTAISERV; encoded by the coding sequence ATGTTGCCAGGCTTGCTCAGTTCCACGAATATCCCTGTCCTGCAACAAGTGGTGAACTTTTCGCAGGCGCGGCACGGTGTGCTCGCGGGGAACATCGCCAATATCAATACGCCCGGCTATCGCACCCGCGACATGTCGGTGGAGGTTTTCGAAGAGCGTCTGAAAGCTGCCATCGCCGAAGCGAATCGCCCCGGCAACGGTGGCCGACCGATCTCGGCGGGCGACTTGCCGACGAGCCCTGAAGACCCCATGCGGAAGGTCAGCGACTCCCTCACCAACATGCTCTATCACGACGACACAAACATCGACCTCGAACAACAGATCACCGAGATCAACAAGAACCAATACCTGCACAATCTGGCCCTGACGATCATGTCGAACCAGATGCAGTTGCTGCAAACGGCCATCAGCGAACGCGTGTAA
- the flgC gene encoding flagellar basal body rod protein FlgC yields MISAIDISTSALVAQRTRLDAVSGNLANLNSQTRGPNGEMSAYEGRYVMFQVDPDKSTGYGAQGVKVSSVETEKHEPNYRWQPDHPYAIKDGPKKGYVAYPKINMQTEMVDALVASRAYEANLGVMEITKNMSQQTLRILG; encoded by the coding sequence ATGATTTCCGCCATCGACATCAGCACGAGCGCACTCGTCGCGCAGCGGACTCGGCTCGATGCCGTCTCGGGCAATCTTGCCAACCTCAACTCGCAAACTCGCGGACCGAACGGCGAGATGAGCGCTTACGAAGGTCGTTATGTGATGTTTCAAGTCGATCCCGACAAGTCGACGGGCTACGGCGCTCAAGGCGTCAAAGTATCGTCGGTCGAGACCGAGAAACATGAGCCAAATTATCGTTGGCAACCAGATCATCCGTATGCGATCAAAGATGGCCCCAAGAAGGGCTACGTCGCTTATCCCAAGATCAACATGCAAACCGAAATGGTCGACGCTCTCGTCGCTTCCCGCGCGTACGAAGCCAACCTCGGTGTGATGGAAATCACCAAGAACATGAGTCAGCAAACGCTCCGCATCTTGGGCTAA
- the fliE gene encoding flagellar hook-basal body complex protein FliE — protein MTPISASTPFPASPLNISQLGKSAGFAPQANELGGAAGAQQPFKNMLLEALDQVNNMQQESDKAVQQLVTGDDVNPAEVLTSLQKADMSFRLMMQVRNKLVSAWQEVNNIRI, from the coding sequence ATGACCCCGATTTCTGCTTCCACTCCGTTTCCCGCTTCGCCGCTGAACATCAGTCAGCTCGGCAAGAGCGCGGGCTTCGCGCCGCAGGCCAATGAACTGGGTGGCGCCGCCGGCGCGCAGCAGCCCTTCAAGAACATGCTGCTCGAGGCGCTCGATCAGGTAAACAACATGCAGCAGGAATCAGACAAGGCCGTGCAGCAACTCGTGACCGGCGACGATGTGAATCCCGCCGAAGTTCTCACTTCGCTGCAGAAGGCCGACATGTCGTTCCGCCTCATGATGCAAGTCCGCAACAAACTCGTCTCCGCGTGGCAGGAGGTGAATAACATTCGGATCTGA
- a CDS encoding FliG C-terminal domain-containing protein, which translates to MNATRSAPKLTSLQKAAVLINALDMRAADALLDSMPPAQADRVRAELLQLDEIPAALQEEVIAEFLQSGGKLPSLAAASDPAEEAVELELSDAALPLAETNYEPSYAPQPPFAFLRDASPGLLADFLRQEHPQTVAVILAHLDPDQAARVMERLPAELSTEALARMARLHQLSAEILADLESEIRQQLLPQIEAERRPQGLAGASAVLSALNDPLRKRMLGQLAHRDQALVRQLGYLEANTARPNPVTATQAAKLSPQAIVTPVAKTAPAPIRFTQLTELNDASLKRVFAEADPQIVILALTGAEERLVQRILKQLPAADATALRQRLNHPGPLRLRDIDAAQEQLARLAVELHEMGLINLPFRQLPEHLSLHT; encoded by the coding sequence TTGAACGCCACTCGCTCAGCTCCGAAACTCACCTCGCTGCAAAAAGCAGCCGTGCTGATCAATGCGCTCGACATGCGGGCTGCCGACGCGCTGCTCGATTCGATGCCGCCGGCGCAAGCCGATCGCGTGCGGGCAGAATTGCTGCAGCTCGACGAAATCCCGGCCGCCCTGCAAGAGGAAGTCATCGCCGAGTTTCTGCAAAGCGGCGGCAAGCTGCCATCGCTCGCAGCCGCTTCAGATCCTGCGGAAGAAGCCGTAGAACTCGAACTGAGTGACGCGGCGCTGCCCCTTGCCGAAACAAATTACGAACCCTCTTACGCGCCGCAACCGCCATTCGCGTTCCTCCGCGATGCCAGTCCCGGTCTGCTCGCCGACTTCCTTCGCCAAGAACATCCGCAAACCGTCGCCGTCATTCTCGCGCATCTCGATCCCGACCAGGCCGCTCGCGTGATGGAACGCTTGCCTGCGGAGCTCAGCACTGAAGCGCTCGCTCGGATGGCCCGCCTCCATCAGCTGTCGGCCGAGATCCTCGCCGATCTCGAAAGCGAAATCCGTCAGCAGTTGCTGCCGCAAATCGAAGCTGAACGCCGCCCGCAAGGCCTCGCCGGTGCGAGCGCGGTGCTGTCGGCTCTCAACGATCCGCTTCGCAAGCGAATGCTCGGCCAACTCGCGCATCGCGATCAAGCTCTTGTTCGCCAGCTCGGTTATCTCGAAGCCAACACCGCTCGGCCTAATCCGGTCACGGCAACGCAAGCCGCAAAGCTTTCACCCCAAGCGATCGTGACGCCAGTCGCCAAAACAGCGCCGGCGCCAATTCGCTTCACACAGCTCACCGAACTGAACGACGCATCGCTCAAGCGAGTCTTCGCCGAAGCCGATCCGCAGATCGTGATTCTCGCCCTCACCGGCGCCGAAGAGCGACTCGTGCAGCGAATTCTCAAACAACTCCCCGCCGCCGATGCCACCGCGCTGCGGCAGCGATTGAATCACCCCGGCCCGCTCCGCCTGCGTGACATCGACGCGGCGCAAGAACAACTCGCTCGGCTCGCCGTCGAGTTGCACGAGATGGGTCTCATCAACCTGCCGTTCCGTCAACTTCCTGAGCACCTCAGCTTGCATACCTAG
- a CDS encoding FliH/SctL family protein, with protein sequence MAGVIKAAATHTGETGGPAVPFQFGDMGSEYLQKVRAEAAAIVKQARDEAAKVKATAMEEGKKAALAAAEVAVRTRIDQQLQTVIPTLQQAVQQIQQSRLAWQRHWEEHALKLSLGIAEKVIRHQVAQQPAITLELIKEGLELAHGQERITVRLNPADHAALGDRVLKVSQPLAQLGKVQVVPDPQITAGGCRIETEFGSIDQRLETQLTRIAQELGGST encoded by the coding sequence ATGGCAGGCGTCATCAAAGCAGCGGCAACTCACACCGGCGAAACCGGCGGCCCCGCCGTGCCGTTCCAGTTCGGCGACATGGGTAGCGAATACCTGCAAAAGGTCCGCGCCGAAGCGGCTGCCATCGTCAAGCAAGCTCGCGACGAAGCCGCCAAAGTCAAAGCCACCGCGATGGAAGAAGGTAAAAAAGCCGCCCTCGCCGCCGCAGAAGTTGCGGTCCGCACGCGCATCGATCAGCAACTGCAAACCGTCATTCCCACGTTGCAACAAGCGGTTCAACAGATTCAGCAATCGCGTCTCGCTTGGCAACGCCACTGGGAAGAGCACGCTCTGAAACTGTCGCTTGGTATCGCTGAAAAAGTCATTCGCCATCAAGTCGCGCAACAACCTGCTATCACGCTCGAACTGATTAAAGAAGGTCTCGAATTGGCTCACGGCCAAGAGCGAATTACCGTTCGCTTGAACCCCGCCGATCACGCCGCGCTGGGCGATCGCGTGCTGAAGGTTTCGCAACCGCTCGCGCAACTTGGCAAGGTGCAGGTCGTGCCCGATCCACAAATCACGGCCGGCGGCTGCCGTATCGAAACCGAATTCGGTTCGATCGATCAACGTCTGGAAACGCAACTCACTCGCATTGCTCAAGAACTGGGTGGCAGCACCTAA
- a CDS encoding FliI/YscN family ATPase, with product MPDHLSQLANILPIGMTGSIVRTEGLVAAAGGFPAPIGALAMIQRQAGEDVEAEVIGFRDGHTLLYPLGEMNGVRPGSRVTLHRTSRIIGVGNELLGRVLDARGNWLDDLPQPVLSERVPLNRKPPPALNRPRVHQPLSTGVRAIDGLLTCGIGQRLGIFAGSGVGKSVLLGMMSKYTSADVNVIALIGERGREVNEFLERDLGPAGLARSVVVVATSDEPALVRVQAAMTATAIAEFFRDQGKSVLLIMDSLTRFAMAQREIGLAAGEPPTTKGYPPSVFAMLPRLVERAGRNEHGSITAFYSVLVEGDDTNEPVSDTVRGLLDGHVILSRRLAAQAHFPAIDVLGSISRLFTDITPPDQKAGAQVIRELLSAYREHEDLISIGAYRNGANPTVDMAIAMRDEVQKYLRQAVDDRSSVELSRAALVQLAQKCLASKKPTVQPGAQINPANIRKGAQPVG from the coding sequence ATGCCCGATCACCTTTCACAACTGGCCAACATTCTGCCGATCGGCATGACCGGCAGTATCGTGCGCACCGAGGGGCTCGTCGCTGCCGCGGGCGGCTTCCCTGCGCCGATCGGCGCGCTGGCGATGATTCAGCGACAAGCCGGCGAAGACGTCGAAGCCGAAGTCATTGGCTTTCGCGACGGCCACACGTTGCTCTATCCGCTCGGCGAAATGAACGGCGTGCGACCCGGCAGTCGCGTGACCTTGCATCGCACCTCGCGGATCATCGGCGTCGGCAATGAGTTGCTCGGCCGAGTACTCGATGCTCGCGGAAATTGGCTCGACGATCTGCCGCAACCGGTTCTTTCCGAACGCGTGCCCCTCAATCGCAAACCACCACCAGCCCTGAATCGGCCGCGCGTCCATCAGCCGCTCTCGACGGGCGTCCGTGCCATCGATGGCTTGCTGACCTGCGGCATCGGTCAACGCCTTGGCATCTTCGCCGGCTCCGGCGTCGGCAAGAGCGTACTCCTCGGCATGATGTCGAAGTACACCTCAGCCGATGTGAACGTCATCGCCCTGATCGGCGAACGTGGCCGCGAAGTGAATGAGTTCCTCGAACGCGACCTCGGTCCTGCGGGCCTCGCTCGCAGCGTGGTCGTTGTTGCCACCAGCGACGAACCAGCGCTCGTGCGCGTGCAAGCCGCGATGACAGCGACCGCGATCGCCGAGTTTTTTCGCGATCAAGGGAAGAGCGTCCTGCTGATCATGGACTCGCTCACTCGCTTCGCGATGGCCCAGCGAGAGATTGGTCTCGCTGCCGGCGAACCGCCAACCACGAAGGGTTATCCGCCGTCAGTCTTCGCCATGTTGCCGCGACTTGTCGAACGGGCCGGGCGTAACGAGCACGGCAGCATCACTGCGTTTTACTCGGTGCTGGTCGAAGGCGACGACACCAACGAGCCAGTCAGCGATACCGTCCGCGGTTTGCTCGACGGCCACGTGATCTTGTCGCGACGACTCGCCGCGCAGGCCCACTTCCCCGCCATCGATGTACTCGGCAGCATCAGCCGCTTGTTCACCGACATCACGCCGCCGGATCAAAAGGCCGGCGCGCAAGTGATTCGCGAACTTCTCTCGGCTTATCGCGAGCACGAAGACTTGATTTCCATCGGCGCTTATCGCAACGGCGCGAATCCAACGGTCGACATGGCCATCGCGATGCGCGACGAAGTGCAAAAGTACCTGCGGCAAGCCGTCGACGATCGCTCGAGCGTCGAACTCTCGCGAGCCGCGCTCGTGCAACTCGCGCAGAAGTGCCTCGCCAGTAAGAAGCCGACGGTGCAGCCCGGCGCGCAGATCAATCCCGCGAACATTCGCAAAGGAGCCCAGCCGGTCGGCTGA
- the fliJ gene encoding flagellar export protein FliJ: protein MSTYRFRLQTVLRLRSAARDERRAELGRAQRASEVLREQQDKVAADIVSTQDATRELLQKQANSTGGLNVDSLLNANRNVMMLRAQAAQLVQQQKQIAVEIGKRQAALVEADRDVRVLEKLQEKGLKEHEFRENAIEQRELDEIAIVRAFRQREVT from the coding sequence ATGAGCACGTACCGCTTTCGATTGCAGACTGTCCTCCGCCTCCGTTCGGCTGCGCGCGATGAGCGCCGCGCCGAACTCGGCCGCGCACAGCGAGCGTCCGAAGTGCTCCGCGAACAGCAAGACAAAGTCGCCGCCGACATCGTGAGCACCCAAGACGCCACGCGTGAACTGTTGCAGAAGCAAGCCAACTCAACCGGCGGTTTAAACGTCGACAGCCTGCTCAACGCCAATCGCAACGTGATGATGCTCCGCGCACAAGCCGCGCAGCTGGTGCAACAACAAAAGCAAATCGCCGTAGAAATTGGCAAGCGGCAAGCGGCACTGGTCGAAGCCGATCGCGACGTGCGAGTGCTGGAAAAACTGCAAGAAAAGGGCCTGAAAGAGCACGAATTCCGTGAGAACGCGATCGAACAACGCGAGCTGGATGAGATCGCGATCGTCCGCGCCTTCCGTCAGCGGGAGGTCACATGA
- a CDS encoding flagellar hook-length control protein FliK, with translation MNIRGTDPTALSAVTDLFVTPSTARDGSAPDFQRALSPPPKPSAPAQSAPSRDTTKRDAPTKSNQPADGCRAADQHSDHDDTTDETTTTAADGNDQPVAQNVDKTGKKDAEAPAAEDAQETSKDAAAALAVAAAAVVEKPLPEQKATQINPELTGETTAAEEEAAPAEEPATGIIAQPAVGETLVAATATELSVTQKVAAGTEAIAEVAVGEEPTEPATAEGSEQPAAGIGVMPSALQSQATTTAKANAARTSPAKSAVTTDDRAKHLKATGDTKTSEATPEATSVETDLAAAAAPANDAEDKGERKSKELELPSLTTPLTPAVPPPSEVAAAVDLKVETSTPPAAEAPAVPDLQAGQQQQAPDTAKLTTTQPLANQAITQRLPAHAVMRTTPQQPTPPPLHVDAARFLQRVSKAFEVASERGGEIRLRLSPPELGALRVEVNMSEHGLAARVEVENSDARAILLENLPALRERLAEQGMKLEKFDVDLSQREPDQQMNQQFSDQPRDRNPARETRPMITAVKTTSSTPTTTNSTPTSGWQDRQLNVIV, from the coding sequence ATGAACATTCGCGGAACCGATCCCACCGCGCTCTCTGCCGTGACTGACCTGTTCGTCACGCCGTCAACCGCGCGCGATGGCAGCGCGCCGGACTTTCAACGCGCACTGTCGCCACCACCGAAGCCGAGCGCTCCTGCGCAATCCGCACCGTCGCGTGATACCACGAAGCGCGACGCGCCCACCAAGTCAAACCAACCCGCCGATGGTTGCCGCGCGGCCGATCAACATTCGGATCACGACGACACGACTGACGAAACGACCACAACTGCCGCCGATGGCAATGACCAGCCAGTTGCGCAAAATGTGGATAAAACTGGCAAAAAAGACGCCGAAGCTCCGGCCGCCGAAGACGCCCAGGAAACCAGCAAAGACGCCGCTGCAGCCCTCGCCGTGGCAGCCGCTGCGGTCGTCGAGAAGCCGCTGCCGGAGCAAAAAGCAACGCAGATCAATCCCGAGCTGACAGGCGAAACTACCGCTGCTGAAGAAGAAGCTGCGCCCGCCGAAGAGCCTGCCACAGGGATCATCGCGCAGCCTGCCGTCGGCGAAACGCTGGTCGCTGCCACAGCAACCGAATTGTCGGTGACCCAAAAAGTAGCTGCCGGCACCGAAGCCATCGCCGAAGTTGCCGTTGGCGAAGAGCCGACGGAACCAGCCACCGCCGAAGGCTCGGAGCAACCTGCCGCCGGCATCGGCGTGATGCCCAGCGCGCTCCAGTCGCAAGCCACAACAACCGCCAAAGCAAATGCGGCGCGCACCTCTCCAGCCAAATCGGCGGTTACGACCGATGATCGCGCCAAACATTTGAAAGCGACTGGTGACACCAAGACTTCCGAGGCGACTCCGGAAGCCACGTCAGTAGAAACGGATCTGGCAGCCGCTGCTGCTCCGGCGAATGATGCAGAAGATAAAGGCGAGCGAAAGTCAAAAGAGCTCGAGCTCCCCAGCCTGACCACGCCGCTCACTCCAGCCGTTCCACCGCCGAGCGAAGTGGCCGCCGCCGTCGATCTGAAAGTCGAAACCAGCACACCACCGGCGGCAGAGGCACCCGCCGTTCCTGATTTGCAGGCTGGACAGCAGCAACAGGCCCCCGACACAGCCAAGCTCACCACGACACAGCCCCTCGCCAACCAAGCCATCACGCAGCGACTCCCGGCCCATGCAGTGATGCGCACGACTCCGCAGCAGCCCACTCCGCCGCCGTTGCATGTCGACGCCGCGCGATTCTTGCAGCGTGTATCGAAAGCCTTTGAAGTGGCTAGCGAACGGGGCGGCGAAATCCGCCTTCGTTTGAGTCCACCCGAACTCGGCGCGCTGCGGGTCGAAGTGAATATGAGCGAGCACGGTCTCGCCGCGCGTGTCGAAGTCGAAAACAGCGACGCGCGAGCGATTCTGCTGGAGAACCTTCCCGCGCTCCGTGAACGACTGGCCGAGCAGGGAATGAAGCTCGAGAAGTTCGACGTCGATCTCTCGCAGCGTGAGCCCGATCAGCAGATGAATCAGCAGTTTTCCGATCAACCGCGCGACCGCAATCCAGCGCGCGAGACACGCCCGATGATCACTGCCGTCAAAACGACCTCATCCACACCGACCACCACCAATTCAACTCCCACCAGCGGTTGGCAAGATCGCCAGCTGAACGTGATTGTTTAG
- a CDS encoding flagellar hook assembly protein FlgD — MATTPVAPTGSSANSPTDPAKKPKDLKDLDINQFLQIMISELTNQDPLNPMDNNELVQQIGSIRNIAATDKLSNSLDQVQSGQSLSTASSLIGKKVSALTDKAENIEGVVERVSIDVDEDDNTKRTYRVHVNGQDIDLKNVREVLPS; from the coding sequence ATGGCCACTACACCCGTCGCACCAACCGGCAGTTCCGCCAACAGCCCGACCGATCCTGCCAAGAAGCCGAAGGATCTGAAGGACCTCGATATCAATCAGTTCCTGCAGATCATGATCTCGGAACTGACAAATCAGGATCCGCTCAATCCGATGGATAACAACGAGCTGGTGCAGCAGATCGGCTCGATCCGCAACATTGCGGCCACCGACAAACTGTCGAATTCGCTTGACCAGGTGCAATCGGGCCAGAGCTTGAGCACGGCCAGCAGCTTGATCGGCAAAAAGGTTTCTGCGCTGACCGACAAAGCCGAGAACATCGAAGGTGTCGTCGAGAGAGTTTCGATCGATGTCGACGAAGACGACAACACGAAACGAACCTATCGCGTGCACGTCAATGGCCAAGACATCGACTTGAAGAACGTGCGCGAAGTCCTGCCGTCGTAA